The genomic DNA CTCCCAAAAATGGCCAAAGtaaaactcaacaaaatttccatgtatctttttgtaaaaacaacttCTGAAAAGtcaatagtaccatgtgaaagtattgccaaagagatttcatttgaaaggaaacaccataggatttgatccatagactcaaaagttagaacaacatactaaataaatagtgccatgtgaaagtactgctgaagagatTTCATTCGAATGGTCACTgcacaggatttcatccacagacttaaaagttagaacagGTTTACAAGGCCTCTCTCTTTTACTCTGAGAATGGAAGGGTTTAAATGGATCCATTATTTTAAAGCAGTCCTCTCTGTGTCTTGATACATCAATTAAATGAAACACTTCAAATCAtacttcattattattttgtccTTATCGGAAATCACATGTTTTAGAAAATACagtttaaaggtcaaatgaaccaaaatttcgactttttttattttcgtttaattctagtgaaatgtgtttaatacaaaccaaataaacatactatgaagtttcagctcaattgaagcaagtatctctgagatattcgcaattaaaaattgctattttttagcccttatcttcgtagagcggtcggaaaaattgtcggaaaaaacagcttgtgacgtcaatgttggtcaggtgaaaaaaagcgggaaatgcaaaacagagtttttcgagtcgacttggcgcagaagtggtttgtgtggccataaacctggaaagaacaggcaatttgtcttcaaaagttgcacgCTGTGGTTATGACCTTCTTATTAtctaattttctcgaagaatactcatagtaaaacggactttaacgacatttactaatttccttgagttgtactggaaatgtgcgtgcgtaagtccgatttttttcaagatgcattcacaaaatgtgttcatataaggaagctcctggatatataaggtcgggagctccaccgtggacacaaaacaaaatatctttgtataataatctgtcctaagaaattcaagtttgcccacaatgtgtttgaagtcactgaactttgtcgcactcgagctgatattttaaaacccacgctcgatcgtACACTTCTAGCTTCGCAGATCACTTGAGGGCCATGTGTTAGAAAACTCTTTACTGGGTTAATCATGTATCTACCCTctcaaaataaagaacattgtattgtattgtacattgtatcactaaaatataaacaaaatcctcaatgtataAGTTTTGGCgtgggcagaaaaagagttaatctttatctagtaaatcttCCCCAAGATCGGATTCAAAGCaaccatagttttttaaacttgatcgtttcgcgcagattaattttgctttgtgttgacatgtccatgcgagggtcttcattcaagctaattaaactcagcaaactgaatcattagaaaatgcagaaaactgcacataaggatttgttttgctcgcttcagcggtcaaatccagctccaggAATTATTTACGGGCAAAGAgtcgattgttttggagtcactCGCATGCGTTAGCCGTTATGGTTCTTTGACTaaagacaaggataaagctggttctgcaaaggtaaataaatctgggcatgaaAAACAAGTAAccataactactaataacagaatacaagcaggttttaattcaacccgaCAAAAGAGGGCGAAGCACTAGACACAAAATCAactcacaaatcgaatgcacgattatcagaaaaatacaaacctgtttggaaatgttcaaaacgttttattccacctcagactgacggaatgatctgtttttactctaacattggttgtGCTGAATCCAAactaattttcaagtgacgaaaaaacaacaaaacgtaacaacaacaacaaaagcctTTACAAGGAACAAACGTTtgcacctcgtgtatttcattcagtctcggtcagaactctcacagaacaacagaacgagacaaacaaacgcgggcgataagggatgcgcagaagcttgcacAGAACGTTTTCCCCCCCCTGAAAGTtccctgaaagaccaacattgacgtcacgtagtctccagtctatcatgcggccatttcagaaacgttttcgtgaagtcttcggaaatgctcggattttgatcttttatctttctataaaggcttgggaagaaaaatctttacccaaatctcacttagcattgttctttttagtgtttggtgaaggtaaagcgacaaaagaaaatatgtcaattttttggttcatttgacctttaaatagaaatgatatttttttacaataactgagcaaAGCTTCTCACTCTGATTGGGTGAGAGCTATggagagtatagaccatggaaatgacgtaacatgtcGCGCGTTATTTTGCAAGAAACTCTGCAGGAAACtcaaaataaatgttattgtaaaaaactaATCatgaccacaattttccatggtcttcGCCCTTaaagaccatggaaatgatgccataaaatgttcaaaactttgctttgAAACCAATCTGCTCCGGCTcatggttccacttgagttttgaacattttatgacatcatttctatggtctataagagagtagaccatggaaaattgtggttgATTTGTTAAATACATGCATgtaatacatgtaatttatgatggtatattttcctttcttccaGTGTTCTTTTTTACCAAGATTTTCCATTAAAATacgaacaaaatatttcaatgaCAATGGAAGTAGCCAAAATGTATGTATCCTGTTCTTGTTTGTTCTTACTcgttatcaaaaaaaaaaaaattgggcattTCCAGCAAATATACATACCATACCACGGAAGGTTTCCATATtttaaaccccccccccccaccttgcCTTTGGAATGTCGAAAATGGGTTATCCCTCCATGCCCTTGGAATTccagattgaaactactatgaggtgaaattgcatttcaaaaacTAACAAATATCAGCCActgaattaatttaatttttaggccATTTTCACTTATTTGTAtggttttgttgttgatttttgttttgtggGAACTTATTTTTGTTGATCTTGAAAAAACCTTGAACATTAGATAAATGCTGGATAAGATATTAAAGATGTAGGGAAACTGTTACAAATATTTGCAGGGATGAAAAGATGTGGGTCTCCTACATcataaattttaacttttaaactACAGTTGAGAAAGGTTCTGAAGATTTGACACTTGGGCTATGTTATATAAAACTTCCATGTGTCTTTATTGTAATCTAATTTGTTATTCTAAATTTGTTTGtagtgttttgatttaaatgaGGAAATGCTTGAATCTAGAGAAGTTGTAAATGTTGACATAGCATATGATGAATTaccagaaaaacattacacccCTGAAGAGGTAAGAGGTGATGGAGCATATTATATTATAAGCTGGCCATTCATAGCCCATCATTTTCTTTGCAAGTGTATGATGCACTCCAAACCCAACCATTGTTCACTTGTAAAACTGATTATGTATAGTAACAACACAATTTCCCCCATTTTACGTCaagttgttgatttttttttccaccagTTAAGGGTATAATATTATTTCCCTTGCAGTGTGATTTGTGCTATTTCACTGAAGCAGAAGGGCCAATGTAGTCAAGAGCTACCATTTATATATTTAAGTCCATGTGAAGTGAAATTTCAGTTACCCACTGCAACCAATGTATTTTTATAATCTTCTAGGAGGCAGGTGGTCGGCACGTCCGACTCGCAATCCAGTGGTCCCGggttcaagtcccgctctggcaacttgctggatttgttgtCGGTCGTGCCAAGCTCAAattctcggccacgcttgtaaatagccaactggttgcctcctgccagttgggattttaaatcctgttatgttgtatttgaatatttgttttctgAGTATTTGCAgaatgtaaagcgctttggaTCACTAAGAGAAAGGCGCTATATAAgtgtgtattattattattattattattattattatcattattattattattattattattattagaaatacgtttcctgtatttttaatgtgttctttgttttttactttcagGACTGtagatattttaaatcaaagaaaacaggTAGAGGTCCATTAAAGGAGGGTTGGAGGGTGAGTAGATTTTTATACAATTACCATTTAATTGAAAAAGGTTTGAACAGAAGAACTCCACCTCTCCCCCCCCTCCTCACCCACATAAATTACCTTTCTCTAATGTTCACCAAAACACAAAAtcatcagggttgtcactaagatttcaagttgccagctAAATACAACAACTAGGCGTGGAATCAGACAGATacggatttcttttggttctattttttttctattttcctatgaaagtaccTAGGACCCACATTCATAGAAGGTGGGGGAAAACCGTGGCCCCCACCACTTAATCACAGCCCTGATCATTGGGTCagtttcttattttaaaaacttgtttttttaatagccaattttgaaataagtgtgCCTGGCATAAGCAGTCAGGTCATCAGGGTTTCACTTGAAGGCCATTCAGGCCAAAGGCGAATTTGTTTATAGTAATACTTTCCTCATTGGCATACAACTTAACTCATAGAAGGCCTGGTCAGATATAGAAATTAAAATCAATGGTTGAAAGAATTCACttgagtaattttttctttgtttctcctTTTACACTGCAGGATGACTCACAGCCAATCATGTGCTCATACAAGCTAGTCACTGTTAGATTTGATGTCTGGGGACTAGCCTCAAGAGTTGAGTCCTTTGTTCATAATGTGAGTGTGACAGTTCAAAAATCCATGCACTGGAAGACTGACccataatttttcaaaaatgatgaCTAGTTATTAAAATCATAACAATTCTTTAAACTCAGCCTCACCAACATTACTGAGATAAGATATTCTTTTGAATTGTGATGTTAAGAGGAATGTCAgtgatacaaaaaataaaagtatattACACTATATAGCCACCATTCTTGGATTGGGTCAATGTACTAATAACTATGTTTTAACTACTATAACTACATTTACTAATGATTGATTGTAATaagttttaatattatttaattttagtgaGGACCTAAGCCCTGAAAACCACTAAATGTGATGGGAGCTTCCTCTATAAAGattgtttaattattatttattattattatctattaaatagacaataataatatataattataaaGTTGTAATACTGCCAAAGAACTGGGGACTACTTTGAAGAAGTTCCACAGGATGCTAGGAATTTGGAAATAATTCTTTTGAAAAGTTAATGACTAAGTAATAAAATGATTGAACATTTCATCCATAGGTTATCCGAGACATTTTATTACTTGGTCACAGACAGGCATTTGCATGGATTGATGATTGGATAGGTGGGTGCAAGCTATCTCCCTAAAGACTTGCTGTACTTAAGTGCTGTTTTTATCAACCCTTTTACTTCCAATAATagccaaagaaaactttcacAAAAAATGTTACCTAAAAGATTGTTTAGGGCTGTCATTGAGAGGCaggggccagggatttcccccgactacttttattggaaaatagaaggaAACTAGAAACAAAAGATATCCCTAGCTGTTCGATTCCCCGCCTACTcgttgtatttacccagcaacttgaaatcttagtgacaaccctgttcttcacaaaaaaaattaacttctttctgtaaatttgtaacaaaaaattAAGTACTGTGCAAATGTTCTGCTCagaagttttcatttgaatggtaatacCAAAGActtttgtttacagagttaAAAGTTTATACAGTTATAATAATCATGCCATAATAGTCGTCTTCtagaaaataaatgaagaagTCAAGCAAACTCAGTTGTACCTTTCTTCTTGGCAGATATGGGCATAGATGATGTTAGAGAGTATGAGAAAGACATGCAGGAAAAAACGAACAACAAAGTTGGAGCTGACATGTAGATTTGTTTTTCAATAGTGTTTACCCTTGAGACagaaaaaacatcatttttaaaattcagtgataaagtttttaaaaacattagtGTGGATAGAAATTATTACAGGAAACCTACTTGTTTTTGGTGTTAATACTGCTGGACGGTTTTCTTCTTTGAGGCAGCTGCCAAGAGTATTCACTTTAGAACCTCTCTTAAATTAATACACcagttacaaaagaaaccctgATCATGTGTATTTTGCCGTAAAGTGTTTTCCCGTCTGTTTTTTAGGCTTAGTTACGTTAGGCTTACTAAGCTGTTTATTATGGCATCTTCCATCAAGCAGATATTTTACTTACTGTTTTGGCATTTGGTAGTCACCTACacagccatgtttttttgcGTCGTCACGCAACACGGGAAGCATTGCATGGCTTCAAAGAATGGCTGTGTGGGAGACTAAGCACTTGGTGGAATGTCTTGAAATATTATGAAATTATGGAAAGGATGTCACATGttattttcaagtgaaaaacTCGTATTTGTGGCAGCTTAGCTTTGAGAAATGTCCACATAAAAGGAATTCATTTGTGTAACATCAAGGTTAGTCCTAAAATGATGTTACTGAAGGGAGGGAGCgagaattattttttctaacttgccatttttcacttttgtacaaaataattgtcataaaaatcagaaaaactcTTATGATTCAAGTTTTCCTTGTGTCCAGCCTAGTCCCACGGTCAAAAGGGAACACTCTAGGTAGCGGCCTTCAAAGTTTGACCTTGCGCTAAGACAAGGGACTAAAATATTTGTAATTAGTTATACAtaagttttgtattttttatttttatgagaTCTTACTTGCACATGTTAGCAGGGTAAAAACAAGGTACGCTGTCTTACAATGTTGTAGGTATCTCCATCCTCAAGGTAAACCACTATTCACCGAAGCAAAAGGCTAACCTTAATAGGTTGTTTATTGGATTAACCTGAGAATGGATGTAACATACAGCACATAGTTTACAcacaggttttttttatttattttatgttttacaTTTTGAACTCCCCTACTGAGGAGAAGTCTAGCCTgggaaaacagccaacatttcagGATGCCACCTCTGGTTTCCTtgcaaaatgacatctgagaaatgaCCACAGAATTTTCATACTCTGAtaatgtgtcactacccagatctgggcagtgcatctgattggttaaaaatttgctttatCCGATCAAAGGCACAATCCAGATCTGAGGAGTGATGCatgatcagtatggaatttctgtgatcattcctcagacatcatttcatgGGGAAACTAGTGCTGAGGCTAaaaaaattttggttgttttctcaggctaggagGGGTTAAGGCTGAAACGATTACCACATTAGGGAGATTTAAATATGACAGTAATGGCAACAAGAAcatcaaaaaattaaaacaactctgcacatgcatcacacgttttacatttctttgcctccTCGACGACTTCAACAAGAAATTCCTTCATGTCACATTTAtggagggagtaataacgactcgaagtaagcggatgaaattcaggctaatttATTCTTTCATTATCATGAATACTTATAGCAATCATCTAGAAACATTAGACATGACAGTGCTACAAGACTCAAAGGAAATCGGACCAGAAAATGTGCATTTGAAAACCTTGTTGAATTtgtgaagtacaaatgaatATATATCCATGAGTCATGGACCAAACTAACTTTGTGTCAACAACTAACTCTATTCATTCTTCTAATAagattttgaattattttgtcCAACAAAACGATAGCTATTCTTATTGTGGTCAGGCCTTTGTAACTGTGTATGCATACTAATATCAGAGATAGAAGGAGTAGTGATttataggccctttgcagctggGGTGACGTGACCAAatctttccttaaaaaaatctatATTATGGGCTATAACTTAAAGAATGCCAGAGATTGAAAGAGCAAATCGAAAATACCAAAATGGCCAAGTTTGGGCCCCTGGTATTACAGAGTACTGTTTATACAGCAGTTTGAACTTTTGGAAAATTAAGAGGATTTGTGTGGAAAATGTTGCTGGAGAGCAAGGCCTTGCTCTCcaacaactttttaaaaaaaattcagactgTCATAGAATCTCATTCTTGAATGATGGGGACCTCAAACTTGGCGATTTTGATATTTTCGACATGCTTCTTCCATTTCTGAAATTTACTAAGTTATGGCCCATAATTGTATGAAAAGTAAGTCACGTGATGGCTTAGCTGCGAAGGGCCTATTGGAAATCCTTAAAGTTTGTAGAATTTTGATCATGCTGATGGTAGGAAGACAATGCaacatacaaaataaaaagactAGTGATAGCATAATATCACTAAGCTTTTTTTAAACGTCTTAGGCCATTTTTTGGCATTCCAAGATCTTACATCACAACTTATAAATAAAGATAATTgctagaaaagaaaagacaataaaCTATTGATTTGTATAAAAACTGTGGCACAGCAGCTACCTCGAATAATTCGTTCTGCAATACCAAGAagtattgtaataataattattcttacAGTCGTTAGGCCAACTAATGGTGGGTTGGCAGAAAGTGTTGAGTTAGGCAGCTTTATTGTTGATTTGAATTAGCTATGTCAagctgattttaaaataattttggaaCATTAGGACCGGCCAAGCAGGTTTTAGCTCGGTCATGGCTCATTTCTGACTGGTGAAAATGTTGAAACTCAGCAATATTATAAACTGGTAACTGGGATTCTCATAGCCGCAGTGCGAGACTGTCAGACGGTGTCCTATTTCCATATATTTCTCTGAATTTATGACTGCAAGTGGCTAAAATATTTTAGCTATTTGATATTTTTGTCGtggttttttcattttagtgtGGCTTGACTATAAACTTTCAGTGCCTGTAAAGTGGGTCTTAGGATGAACAAAATATTATGTACTAGGTTGTTATTTTCTGAGATTTATAAAAAAGACTCCCAAACAACTAGTCTTGTTACCAAAACTTGTTGGCTCACAAGTGGTGAAACAAGAgaaagtaatattattattttctgtatACTGTAGTGGTATTTCTTTGTTACCTTTTTGACGCAAAATTAACTCTCActcataataaattattaatgtaCAGAACAGTGAAAAACAGGTTTTCAATAGTCTCCATAGCCcataaaatgttttatttttgggatgtaaatattttaaatcaaactgtATAAAATAatgagtgaataaataaattttgataCACCAACTGTAAGTGTACAGTAACTTGTCCATTAGCTTGTTCCAGATGTTCAGATAATGGCTGGTGAAAAGATAAGTGggcaggaaaaaaaacagtgagGGGTAGGGAGACAGAGAGCCAACGTTTGTAGATGTCTTGTTTATGAAGGAAATTGAGTCTCGGGCCGTGgttgttcaaaataaagttggatagcgctatccactggataaatcactatccagcaagataagtatttgggaaaccaattgcactatcctttggatagagatttatccagtggatggcGGTacccaccttttgaacaactggggcctgggcccagttgttcgaaggctgattagcgcttaacccagggttaaatttaacccgcatttctttttctttgttcaaaagcattttctcggataattttctctgttattccTAAGAGTATCCAATCATTAACCTGTTGACAGAAAGATTAAAAATGAAtctactttttaagctttcaaatctgatttcaaatttcacactaaccctgggttatcttaacccagctttgaacaacccggctcTGGTGTTTTAGAATGGATTATTACTTAAGTCTGATACCAACACTGATTTAGTGTCtcagtttactgtgcagaggttCTCTGACTAACTTTATCATCAATGTTCACTGGAAAACTTTGGTATATGTGAGTTAGATCAAAATGTCGGGattgcaaaacaaaatcactgtccTGCACTGACTTAGTAAATTTTGTGATCAAGCAACAGATCAATTCATCGGTCATTCTTGCACTAAGCCCAGGCGAGCAAGCTTCTTTAGGCGCTCACGGTGGTATTCTTTTGACTGCACCTAgaacagaaagaaaagaagtgATCACTAACTGCTGAGAAAGGAGTGCTTACATGTACTGATCGTTGGTCAAACTTCTCCACCCTGGTGAAGAAGATTTGGGTGTGTCTGTTATAATAAGGGGTTTTATTATTATAGTAAAACCTGATTGCAACAAACACATACCTAACTCTTCTTCCCAATTTTAGGTCTTGTTCTATTTTATCTGGCCATTTACTAGCCTTCATTTTGGTTGAAAAAGTTTCAACAAAAAAACCAAAGATGATGAAGTTATTTTGAAGGATGCACATGTGGATTGTGGTACAAACTTTTCATTGAAATTTCCAGGTCGACTTTACATCCCTGTCCCTGAttgtttattttgcatttttctcttGCCTTTTTGTCTGAATCATGCCCATTTGGGTTTGGTTTTAATGATACAACAAGCAGCAAAAGGGATGTGGATTCACACAGGTGGTTATGGACATTTCAGTTGTGAATACGTTAAAGTTAAGTTCAAATCCCATAAAAGACT from Porites lutea chromosome 6, jaPorLute2.1, whole genome shotgun sequence includes the following:
- the LOC140941276 gene encoding cytoplasmic phosphatidylinositol transfer protein 1-like, which gives rise to MILKEYRICMPMTVEEYHIGQLFMISKHSHEQSEQGEGVHVVKNEPQEDETHGLGQYTEKRVYLSSRLPAWIRSYIPKLFYIEEKAWNFYPYTETEYCCSFLPRFSIKIRTKYFNDNGSSQNCFDLNEEMLESREVVNVDIAYDELPEKHYTPEEDCRYFKSKKTGRGPLKEGWRDDSQPIMCSYKLVTVRFDVWGLASRVESFVHNVIRDILLLGHRQAFAWIDDWIDMGIDDVREYEKDMQEKTNNKVGADM